One Candidatus Babeliales bacterium DNA window includes the following coding sequences:
- a CDS encoding ankyrin repeat domain-containing protein produces GHLNCLQELITRGANVNAAPTTGPYQGFTPLHSAAHDGHLNCLQELITRGANVNAAPTTGPYQGVTPLHSAAKYGRFDCLQELITRGANVNAAPTTGPSEGVTPLHSAALNGRFDCLQELIARGANVNAATIKGKTPLHFAAKHGRFDCLQELIARGANVNAATIKGNTPLYFAAQHGHLNCLQELITRGANVDAAPTTGQYEGFTPLHLATLHGHLDCLQELITRGANVNAGLHAGFTPLHIAALNDRLDCLRELIKAGATVDIVDLTRKTPAEIAAKKGHHELAYLLNDIQKRGSQAATTVEKDEEDQCTICFENFAEQGSCTTLRCGHDFHPDCIKTAARIELADNDDIRNTMGANFKPTATCPNCRNATEFTRENNEPRLVRIVVRPTKKQRSHHQDSEGSIGFIDPTLEDQAATSSGSSSSSSSSSSSSSSSSSYGEASSSGPSSSGPSSSGPSNSNDTLLGRQSGREKRSRDGE; encoded by the coding sequence ATGGCCATCTTAACTGCCTACAAGAACTCATCACGAGAGGTGCCAACGTCAATGCTGCTCCAACTACAGGACCATACCAAGGCTTCACCCCCCTGCATTCGGCCGCACACGATGGCCATCTTAACTGCCTACAAGAACTAATCACGAGAGGTGCCAACGTCAATGCTGCTCCGACTACAGGACCATACCAAGGCGTCACCCCCCTGCATTCGGCCGCAAAATATGGCCGTTTTGACTGCCTACAAGAACTCATCACGAGAGGTGCCAACGTCAATGCTGCTCCGACTACAGGACCAAGCGAAGGCGTCACCCCCCTGCATTCGGCCGCACTAAATGGCCGTTTTGACTGCCTACAAGAACTCATCGCGAGAGGTGCCAACGTCAATGCTGCGACTATCAAAGGCAAAACCCCCCTGCATTTTGCCGCAAAACATGGCCGTTTTGACTGCCTACAAGAACTCATCGCGAGAGGTGCCAACGTCAATGCTGCGACTATTAAAGGCAACACCCCCCTGTATTTTGCCGCACAACATGGCCATCTTAACTGCCTACAAGAACTAATCACGAGAGGCGCCAACGTCGATGCTGCTCCGACTACAGGACAATACGAAGGCTTCACCCCCCTGCATTTGGCCACACTCCATGGCCATCTTGACTGCCTACAAGAACTAATCACGAGAGGTGCCAACGTCAATGCTGGCCTTCACGCAGGCTTTACCCCCCTGCATATTGCCGCACTAAATGACCGTCTTGACTGCCTACGAGAACTCATCAAAGCAGGCGCTACCGTCGATATCGTCGATCTTACTCGTAAAACCCCTGCTGAGATAGCAGCAAAAAAAGGACACCATGAACTTGCATATCTTTTGAATGATATTCAAAAACGTGGTTCTCAAGCGGCAACCACCGTAGAAAAAGATGAAGAAGATCAGTGCACCATCTGTTTTGAAAACTTTGCTGAACAGGGCTCTTGTACAACGCTTCGTTGCGGACACGACTTTCACCCCGACTGTATCAAAACGGCAGCTAGAATAGAACTTGCCGATAACGATGACATCAGAAATACCATGGGCGCAAACTTCAAACCTACCGCAACCTGCCCAAACTGCCGCAACGCTACCGAATTCACTCGCGAAAACAATGAGCCAAGGTTGGTAAGAATTGTTGTTCGCCCTACAAAAAAACAACGTTCCCATCACCAAGATTCTGAAGGATCGATAGGTTTTATTGACCCTACCCTTGAAGACCAGGCCGCTACCAGTTCCGGTTCTTCAAGTAGTTCAAGCAGCTCATCAAGCTCCTCGAGTAGTTCAAGTAGCTATGGCGAAGCCTCTTCTTCAGGCCCAAGCTCTTCAGGCCCAAGCTCTTCAGGCCCAAGTAACTCGAACGATACATTGCTCGGCCGCCAAAGCGGACGAGAAAAACGCTCTCGCGATGGAGAATAA
- a CDS encoding XRE family transcriptional regulator codes for MSSTELRVKELLRERGWTTKVLAEKTGMSESYLTHIKNGTRRWNEDALKKLANAFDIHPVDLFAQRRSRTDNVDTTVKIPETTAVDLQLKIVPVMGDIPSNPSPYNNQLTQVTTGYKDIFVPVFNSSDDSMFCLNVESNAMAPTFVKGDYLIISPETWTRSGDIAAVEYGNENPIKGILQVTYMEDFIVLESVNHKHPPVALIRGKDNFRVVGKVTHRYQKLS; via the coding sequence ATGTCATCAACAGAGTTACGGGTTAAAGAGTTGCTGAGGGAACGAGGGTGGACTACCAAAGTTCTTGCAGAAAAGACCGGTATGTCCGAAAGTTATTTGACGCATATCAAAAATGGTACGCGCCGTTGGAATGAGGACGCGTTAAAAAAACTTGCTAATGCGTTTGATATTCATCCTGTCGATTTGTTTGCACAACGTCGAAGCAGAACCGACAATGTAGACACCACGGTCAAAATTCCTGAAACAACTGCAGTTGACCTTCAACTCAAAATTGTTCCGGTGATGGGTGACATTCCGTCAAATCCTTCTCCCTACAACAATCAGTTGACGCAGGTAACAACGGGCTACAAAGATATTTTTGTGCCAGTTTTTAATAGCTCTGATGATTCAATGTTTTGCTTAAATGTTGAAAGCAACGCTATGGCGCCAACGTTTGTAAAAGGAGATTATTTGATTATCTCTCCTGAAACGTGGACTCGCTCTGGTGATATTGCTGCCGTTGAATACGGCAACGAAAACCCTATCAAAGGGATTTTGCAAGTTACCTACATGGAAGATTTTATTGTGCTTGAATCAGTCAACCACAAGCACCCGCCTGTGGCCTTGATTCGTGGTAAAGATAATTTCCGTGTTGTGGGCAAAGTAACGCATCGTTACCAAAAGCTTAGCTAG
- a CDS encoding ribonuclease HII encodes MSHQQSAKKKHLFPKQFFEKDAWANGLRVCGIDEAGRGPLAGAVVVAAVVLPPNTTYKLLKDSKIMTEEEREQAYAWIVKNCLFSIAQADHHAIDAINIYQATLRAMRKAYVQLINMMGSQFETLRYVVVDAMPVFMNEPYKHANLDFHNFTFGESYSRSIAAASIVAKVTRDRLMATTQKLFPAYAFDQHKGYATAEHIVSIKEHGPSIVHRTSYLSNIIKSKQDHEHQSPLF; translated from the coding sequence ATGTCGCACCAGCAATCAGCCAAGAAAAAGCACCTGTTCCCCAAGCAGTTTTTTGAAAAAGACGCCTGGGCAAACGGCTTGCGCGTGTGCGGCATTGATGAAGCAGGTCGCGGCCCACTAGCAGGGGCGGTAGTTGTAGCAGCAGTTGTTTTGCCGCCCAACACTACCTACAAATTACTCAAAGATTCTAAAATTATGACCGAAGAAGAGCGCGAACAGGCCTATGCCTGGATTGTAAAAAACTGTCTTTTCTCAATTGCGCAGGCCGACCATCACGCTATCGATGCAATCAATATTTATCAGGCAACGCTGCGCGCTATGCGTAAAGCATATGTGCAACTGATCAACATGATGGGCAGCCAATTTGAAACACTGCGCTACGTGGTAGTAGACGCCATGCCGGTTTTTATGAATGAGCCGTACAAGCATGCCAATTTAGATTTTCATAATTTTACGTTTGGCGAAAGTTACTCACGCTCTATTGCTGCTGCCTCAATTGTAGCAAAAGTTACGCGCGACCGGCTGATGGCAACAACGCAAAAACTTTTCCCTGCCTATGCCTTTGATCAACACAAGGGCTATGCAACCGCAGAACACATTGTCAGCATAAAAGAGCACGGGCCCAGCATTGTGCACCGCACCAGTTATTTGTCTAACATTATCAAAAGCAAGCAGGACCATGAGCACCAAAGCCCCCTCTTCTAA
- a CDS encoding MCE family protein, which yields MKTETRVGLFILAAIGIFLYLSINIRAFRFNKDKYNEYKAYFDDAGGVVSKAVVRIAGVEVGWIDQVNLLSGGKAEFVLRIHKKNKLAKNSYAMINQDGLIGTKNVEIDPGDPTTGVLLPGSTLSMPGKTPATVGELLEQFRDIATGIQDITSSFKTVFASRKGEDNLRNTLESVAKASDRMADFSEVLQRTLKSNENSLNMIVSDFRETVVHLKTSIPAITNDVHEVAGTFKESGEKAGSAFSHLEDTAVQARDTFRGAGEVVDKINTGKGVIGKLINEDETYGDLKKTIRGFKNYVGKTQSLMLNIDMHSETMLRHSTSKGYLELKLRPSSDYFYLVQLVGDERGSVSREVEFITRRDDKGTILRASELPVPTERKIEWADQVERTVQKKDDVLFGLQFGKRFNKLALRVGLFENTFGAGVDFNVPLYTDKFHWITTFEAFDFRGRNRVEVGRPHVKWLNRVFFLNNLYTTFGLDDFISRDNANPFFGGGLRFGDDDLKYFLGSLPIGGFKRGK from the coding sequence GTGAAAACCGAAACACGCGTCGGATTATTCATTTTAGCAGCCATTGGTATCTTTTTATATTTAAGCATTAACATCAGAGCATTTCGCTTTAACAAAGATAAATATAATGAGTACAAAGCATATTTTGATGATGCTGGTGGTGTTGTATCAAAAGCTGTTGTCAGAATTGCTGGTGTTGAAGTTGGTTGGATAGACCAAGTTAATTTGCTTTCTGGTGGCAAGGCTGAGTTTGTGCTGCGCATTCACAAGAAAAATAAACTAGCAAAAAATTCGTATGCCATGATTAACCAAGATGGTTTGATTGGCACCAAAAATGTTGAAATAGATCCGGGTGACCCCACAACCGGGGTTTTGTTGCCGGGCAGTACGCTCTCTATGCCGGGCAAAACGCCAGCAACGGTGGGCGAACTTCTTGAGCAATTTCGCGATATTGCAACCGGCATTCAAGATATAACGTCGTCGTTTAAAACCGTTTTTGCCTCGCGAAAAGGCGAAGATAACTTGCGTAACACGCTCGAATCGGTTGCTAAAGCCTCCGACCGTATGGCAGATTTTTCAGAAGTTTTGCAGCGGACTTTAAAAAGCAATGAAAACAGTTTGAATATGATTGTTTCAGATTTTAGAGAAACAGTAGTGCATTTAAAGACCAGTATTCCTGCCATTACCAATGATGTTCATGAAGTTGCAGGAACCTTTAAAGAATCTGGAGAAAAAGCAGGTTCTGCGTTTAGCCACCTGGAAGACACGGCAGTACAAGCCCGAGATACTTTTAGAGGTGCTGGTGAAGTTGTCGACAAAATTAATACCGGCAAAGGTGTTATTGGTAAGTTGATTAATGAAGATGAAACGTATGGTGATCTTAAAAAGACCATTCGTGGCTTCAAAAATTATGTCGGTAAAACACAGTCGCTTATGCTCAATATTGACATGCATTCAGAAACAATGTTGCGTCATAGCACTTCAAAGGGATATTTGGAACTTAAGCTGAGACCAAGTTCTGATTATTTCTATCTTGTTCAATTGGTGGGCGATGAGCGTGGGAGTGTCTCTCGTGAGGTTGAGTTTATTACCCGTCGCGATGATAAAGGTACTATCTTGCGCGCCAGCGAGCTGCCTGTTCCAACCGAGCGAAAAATTGAGTGGGCTGACCAAGTTGAACGCACGGTACAGAAAAAAGACGATGTGTTGTTTGGCTTACAATTTGGTAAGCGCTTTAACAAGCTTGCGTTGCGTGTGGGGCTATTTGAAAATACCTTTGGTGCCGGCGTGGACTTTAATGTGCCGCTGTATACCGACAAATTCCATTGGATCACTACGTTTGAAGCATTTGATTTTAGAGGCAGAAATCGTGTAGAGGTTGGTCGCCCTCATGTTAAATGGCTTAACCGTGTCTTCTTCTTAAATAATCTGTATACAACATTCGGTTTGGATGACTTTATTAGTCGTGACAACGCAAACCCATTCTTTGGTGGTGGCTTGCGCTTTGGTGATGACGATTTAAAGTATTTCTTGGGATCGCTGCCAATTGGCGGCTTTAAGCGTGGAAAGTAG
- a CDS encoding type II secretion system GspH family protein: MRRSQGFTLIEVVLALGILATVMYTLSSLQIRSLYRIIKDREQIEKVFLTKQHIYRAHVKPLPAGKRLVIKVEQPVATFTTEVSELGKKSALRKFAHDLNLLKTECLWKSEFMSGQLDMVSFTPKTEEEKEKQKKKGAKS; the protein is encoded by the coding sequence ATGCGTCGTTCACAAGGTTTTACGTTGATTGAAGTGGTGTTGGCGCTGGGCATTTTGGCAACCGTCATGTACACGCTTTCAAGCTTGCAGATCAGATCGCTCTATCGCATTATCAAAGACCGTGAACAAATCGAAAAAGTTTTTCTTACCAAGCAGCATATCTATCGCGCACATGTAAAGCCGCTACCTGCCGGTAAAAGGCTAGTAATTAAAGTTGAGCAGCCGGTGGCAACGTTTACAACTGAAGTCAGCGAACTTGGCAAAAAGTCGGCACTGCGTAAATTTGCACACGACCTGAACTTACTCAAAACTGAATGTTTATGGAAAAGTGAATTTATGAGTGGCCAGCTAGACATGGTAAGTTTTACGCCTAAAACTGAAGAAGAAAAAGAAAAGCAAAAGAAGAAGGGTGCAAAATCATGA
- a CDS encoding prepilin-type N-terminal cleavage/methylation domain-containing protein: MKKPYAFTLIEMLVVIVLIGIIATMTIPRLMRRSPSTEWPNIVDEMNNLVSFARQEAICTQRVHRLRIKAGKETPTFVVVEDERTDPENPQKKIYHQVASDFFETRYDLAQEIAVNAVFIGKRELFAQSREAFCYIISDGLVQDVLLHLSRQEDKKVSQVSLKMNPFLGTFTLLDGHVKPEK; this comes from the coding sequence ATGAAAAAACCTTACGCATTTACGCTGATTGAAATGTTGGTTGTTATTGTGCTGATAGGCATAATAGCAACCATGACAATCCCGCGTCTGATGCGGCGCAGCCCCTCAACTGAGTGGCCAAATATTGTGGACGAGATGAATAATCTCGTCTCTTTTGCTCGTCAAGAAGCCATTTGTACGCAGCGCGTGCACCGCCTGCGCATAAAAGCAGGCAAAGAGACGCCAACGTTTGTGGTGGTTGAAGATGAGCGTACCGATCCAGAAAACCCTCAGAAAAAAATTTATCATCAAGTTGCATCAGACTTTTTTGAAACGCGTTATGACTTGGCGCAAGAAATTGCAGTGAATGCTGTTTTTATAGGCAAGCGCGAGCTTTTTGCTCAAAGTCGAGAAGCCTTTTGTTATATTATTTCAGACGGTTTGGTACAAGATGTTTTGCTGCACCTTTCGCGTCAGGAAGATAAAAAAGTTTCGCAAGTGAGTTTGAAGATGAATCCGTTTTTGGGTACGTTTACGCTGCTAGACGGCCACGTAAAGCCGGAGAAGTAA
- the gspG gene encoding type II secretion system major pseudopilin GspG, which translates to MNFAKKSSAFSMIEILVVVFIIGLLATLVGPNVMKLMTGGQTSAAKSMVTSFKAALADYRMDMGALPSQREGLQALVQNINNNPKWNGPYLEGQTEVPKDPWSNDYVYNRPPQVFTSKYKTYEVFSYGSDEGQDTPQNKWIASGS; encoded by the coding sequence ATGAATTTTGCAAAAAAAAGTAGTGCATTTTCGATGATCGAAATTTTGGTTGTGGTGTTCATTATTGGTTTGTTGGCAACATTGGTTGGTCCAAACGTTATGAAGTTAATGACTGGTGGCCAAACGAGTGCTGCAAAATCAATGGTTACTTCATTTAAAGCAGCATTAGCTGACTATCGTATGGACATGGGCGCTTTGCCAAGTCAGCGCGAAGGCCTGCAAGCGTTGGTTCAAAATATAAACAATAATCCAAAGTGGAATGGCCCATATCTTGAAGGTCAAACTGAAGTACCTAAAGACCCGTGGAGCAACGATTATGTTTATAACAGACCGCCACAAGTTTTTACGAGCAAATATAAAACGTATGAAGTCTTTTCGTACGGCAGTGATGAAGGTCAAGATACTCCTCAAAATAAATGGATTGCATCAGGATCTTAA
- a CDS encoding type II secretion system F family protein — MPLYKYDSFNRRGGRVTGTIDAVSLHAAKEILQGQGLMPVNIKEITAGSAAAGGFSLKMLFERPIEVKVVVLFTKQLAVLLRAGIPLLQALELLIEQFEGRFNRLLIRVRDGVKSGEPFAKELSKYPKVFSNVYVQLVRAGEASGNLDSILESLTDYLERAEETRKKVKKAMSQPIMMLSFAGLVVVGLLTVLVPRLQDMFKRMKTDLPVPTKILVALSNLLVHHFLEIAGGLLLIVVLFTYWKSTKSGAYKFDEILLKFPVTAYFSRTKAIVQFSKTLGMLINSGVNLAEALDIVCNIVENRVLVQKLRDARDKIIKEGKIAKYLKQTGIFPSIASYMISTGEESGKLGAMLLTVGHDYDVELKELTDGLTAKIGPIMTVVMGLIVGFIIMSIFLPVLKMGDITNL, encoded by the coding sequence ATGCCTCTTTATAAGTATGATTCTTTTAATCGGCGGGGCGGCCGTGTGACGGGTACCATCGACGCAGTGTCTCTGCACGCAGCCAAAGAAATTTTGCAAGGCCAGGGGCTCATGCCGGTCAATATTAAAGAGATAACGGCTGGCTCAGCTGCTGCCGGTGGCTTTTCGCTCAAAATGCTTTTTGAAAGGCCTATTGAAGTAAAAGTTGTTGTGTTGTTTACCAAGCAGCTGGCGGTGTTGTTGCGTGCGGGTATCCCGCTGTTGCAAGCACTTGAGTTGTTGATTGAACAATTTGAAGGGCGCTTTAACCGCTTGCTTATTCGCGTGCGCGACGGTGTTAAATCTGGTGAGCCGTTTGCAAAAGAGCTTTCTAAATATCCCAAAGTTTTTTCCAATGTTTATGTGCAGCTGGTGCGCGCTGGTGAAGCGAGCGGTAACTTAGATTCAATTTTAGAAAGCTTGACCGATTATTTAGAACGTGCTGAAGAGACGCGCAAAAAAGTAAAGAAAGCAATGTCGCAACCAATTATGATGTTGTCATTTGCTGGCTTAGTGGTAGTGGGGCTATTGACGGTGTTGGTACCGCGGTTGCAAGATATGTTTAAGCGCATGAAGACTGACTTGCCTGTTCCAACCAAAATTTTGGTGGCACTGTCGAATCTTTTGGTGCACCACTTTCTTGAAATTGCAGGTGGCTTGCTGTTGATTGTGGTGCTCTTTACGTATTGGAAATCTACCAAAAGTGGTGCCTACAAGTTTGATGAGATCTTATTAAAGTTTCCCGTGACTGCTTATTTTTCGCGTACCAAAGCTATTGTGCAATTTAGCAAAACGCTGGGCATGCTGATTAACAGCGGCGTTAACCTGGCCGAGGCGCTTGACATTGTGTGTAATATTGTCGAAAATCGAGTACTGGTACAGAAATTGCGCGATGCGCGTGATAAAATTATAAAAGAAGGTAAGATAGCAAAGTATCTTAAGCAGACGGGCATTTTTCCCAGTATTGCAAGCTATATGATTAGCACGGGGGAAGAGTCGGGCAAGCTTGGTGCTATGCTGCTGACCGTTGGGCACGACTACGACGTTGAGCTGAAAGAGTTGACTGACGGCCTGACGGCAAAGATTGGTCCTATCATGACCGTGGTGATGGGGCTTATTGTTGGGTTTATTATCATGTCCATCTTCTTGCCAGTGCTCAAGATGGGTGATATTACTAATTTGTAG